In one window of Camelina sativa cultivar DH55 chromosome 15, Cs, whole genome shotgun sequence DNA:
- the LOC104745900 gene encoding uncharacterized protein LOC104745900 produces the protein MAAAANTAAIFASPSQPLSSKRNFLYGSTIGPIQRRFPKKKLNLQVKAVATTLAPLEEIKEYKLPSWAKFEMGTAPVYWKTMNGLPPTAGEKLKLFYNPAASKLTLNEDYGVAFNGGFNQPIMCGGEPRAMLKKDRGKADSPIYTMQICIPKHAMNLIFSFTNGVDWDGPYKLQFQVPKRWQNKPIEFFNEGLANELSQDGACERAIFPDSNVVATRCTMIANLTVEGGDRCNLDLVPGCMDTNSEHFNPYANVDDGSCPLELSDSDE, from the exons ATGGCTGCTGCCGCTAATACCGCTGCCATTTTTGCCTCTCCTTCACAGCCTTTATCCTCTAAACGCAATTTTT TGTATGGTTCAACGATTGGTCCAATACAAAGGAGATTTCCAAAGAAGAAACTTAATCTGCAAGTAAAAGCTGTTGCCACGACTCTTGCGCCCCTCGAAGAGATCAAAGA ATATAAGCTTCCTTCATGGGCCAAGTTCGAGATGGGTACTGCTCCAGTGTACTGGAAAACTATGAATGGTCTTCCTCCAACCGCA GGTGAAAAGTTGAAACTATTCTATAATCCAGCGGCAAGCAAACTCACTCTTAACGAGGACTATGGGGTTGCTTTTAACG GAGGATTTAACCAACCAATCATGTGTGGTGGGGAGCCAAGAGCAATGCTAAAGAAAGATCGAGGCAAAGCCGATTCTCCAATTTACACTATGCAGATTTGCATTCCTAAGCATG CtatgaatttgatattttcgtTCACCAACGGTGTCGATTGGGACGGTCCATACAAACTTCAGTTTCAAGTCCCCAAGCGATGGCAAAACAAACCTATTGAGTTCTTCAATGAG GGTCTAGCCAACGAGTTGAGCCAAGATGGAGCCTGTGAGAGAGCGATATTTCCTGACTCGAACGTTGTTGCCACACGTTGCACAATGATCGCCAACTTGACGGTCGAAGGA GGAGATAGATGCAATCTGGATCTGGTTCCTGGGTGCATGGATACAAATTCTGAACATTTCAACCCATACGCTAATGTTGATGATGGCTCTTGTCCCCTCGAGTTATCCGATTCTGATGAATAG
- the LOC104748217 gene encoding uncharacterized protein LOC104748217 yields MGQNGGIWLLWRSTVGVVSVVVSTDQFIHVTIEMNMKKVNLIVIYAAPSVTQRSGLWGSLKSVIEGVDGPLMVGGDFNTILRLDERTGGNGRLSPDSLAFGEWMNDLTLIDTGFRGSRFTWHRGRSEQTYISKRLDQILCCPHARLKWQESVVTHLPVFASDHAPLYMQLCPVSRGDPKRRPFHFEAAWLKHEGFQEFFSNSWNNQLTTHAALSGLRDRLKRWNREIFGDVNKRKAELRSKIGSVQDLLKVAPTDELLAKEEDLICELDKVLEQEELIWFLEVS; encoded by the coding sequence ATGGGGCAAAACGGAGGGATTTGGTTGTTGTGGAGGTCAACAGTGGGTGTTGTCTCAGTGGTTGTTTCGACAGACCAGTTTATTCATGTGACTATCGAGATGAATATGAAAAAAGTTAACTTGATTGTGATATATGCGGCTCCCTCTGTCACTCAAAGAAGTGGACTGTGGGGAAGTCTCAAGTCAGTGATTGAAGGAGTGGATGGACCATTAATGGTTGGTGGGGATTTTAACACAATCTTGAGGTTGGATGAGAGGACAGGTGGTAATGGCCGCTTGTCTCCGGATTCATTGGCGTTTGGCGAGTGGATGAATGATCTTACATTGATCGATACGGGATTTAGAGGTAGTCGTTTTACCTGGCATAGGGGAAGGTCTGAGCAAACTTATATTTCCAAGAGGTTAGATCAGATCTTGTGCTGTCCCCATGCTCGGTTAAAATGGCAGGAATCTGTGGTCACTCATCTGCCAGTGTTTGCATCGGATCATGCACCCCTGTACATGCAATTGTGTCCGGTAAGTAGAGGAGATCCAAAGCGAAGACCGTTTCATTTTGAGGCGGCTTGGTTAAAGCATGAGGGGTTTCAGGAGTTTTTTTCTAACTCCTGGAATAATCAGCTAACTACTCATGCGGCTTTGAGTGGTTTACGGGATAGATTGAAGCGCTGGAACCGTGAAATTTTTGGGGATGTTAACAAACGGAAGGCAGAGTTAAGATCAAAGATTGGTTCGGTTCAAGATTTGTTGAAAGTGGCCCCAACTGATGAATTGTTAGCTAAGGAGGAGGACTTGATTTGTGAATTGGATAAAGTTCTCGAGCAGGAAGAACTAATTTGGTTTTTAGAAGTCTCGTGA
- the LOC104745902 gene encoding uncharacterized protein LOC104745902 codes for MRDLDNNNVVKTIARWCLLLQAIMMISSNAFVLKRTGYVNMNITIRNAMKGLNRPEIVYRCQSKHKDYGWHRASKPGAQFSIPIILINGESKIPSIHICHIRSVLGKATLVIQNTYLDAEMCPHSSCAHVATPKGIMFKGSERDFKTIFPTLRPVEYLELPWTPWPSRT; via the coding sequence atgagGGATCTTGACAACAACAACGTCGTCAAAACCATAGCTCGATGGTGTCTTCTTTTACAAGCCATCATGATGATCTCTTCTAACGCCTTCGTTCTTAAAAGAACCGGCTACGTAAACATGAACATAACAATCCGTAACGCGATGAAAGGATTAAACCGCCCGGAGATCGTCTATCGATGCCAGTCTAAACACAAAGACTACGGTTGGCATCGAGCTTCAAAGCCAGGAGCTCAATTTTCAATACCAATCATCCTCATAAATGGCGAAAGCAAAATACCGTCGATTCACATCTGCCATATCCGGTCTGTCTTAGGAAAAGCCACACTCGTGATCCAAAACACCTATCTTGACGCTGAGATGTGCCCTCATTCGTCATGTGCTCACGTGGCAACCCCAAAAGGGATCATGTTTAAAGGCTCAGAACGGGATTTCAAAACCATATTCCCAACGCTCAGACCAGTTGAGTATCTAGAATTGCCGTGGACACCTTGGCCAAGCAGAACGTGA
- the LOC104745901 gene encoding palmitoyl-monogalactosyldiacylglycerol delta-7 desaturase, chloroplastic → MASLLTKPKPVFLCSSPRTLHTSTPSLNFTRISFTHHQKLAPFKLPSLVAAFSEKGLKRDVSSGAAATEAAAEGDYRRIMLSDVLVKKKEKVHWWEREWKAMDFGAVAVVLSMHLLCLLAPFQFNWRAVSVAFGLYIVTGLLGITLSFHRNLSHKAFKLPKWLEYLFAYCGAQALQGNPIDWVSTHRYHHQFCDSDRDPHSPLDGFWFSHMNWMFDTNTITQRCGEPNNVGDLEKQPFYQFLRDTYIFHPVALAVALYAMGGFPFIVWGMGVRIVWVYHITWLVNSACHVWGRQAWNTGDLSKNNWWVAALAFGEGWHNNHHAFEFSARHGLEWWQLDMTWYVVRFLQAIGLATDVKLPSEAQKKRMALTSD, encoded by the exons ATGGCTTCTCTTCTAACGAAGCCTAAGCCCGTTTTCCTCTGTTCATCTCCAAGAACTCTACACACATCAACACCGTCGTTGAATTTCACAAGAATCTCATTCACCCACCACCAAAAGCTTGCACCTTTCAAGCTCCCTAGTCTCGTTGCCGCATTCTCTGAAAAGGGTCTGAAGAGAGATGTCTCCTCGGGTGCTGCAGCAACGGAAGCGGCGGCGGAAGGAGATTACAGGAGGATAATGCTATCAGAtgtgttggtgaagaagaaggagaaagtaCATTGGTGGGAGAGAGAGTGGAAAGCTATGGACTTTGGAGCTGTTGCTGTTGTTTTGTCTATGCATTTGCTTTGTCTCTTGGCTCCGTTTCAGTTCAATTGGAGAGCTGTTTCCGTTGCTTTTGGGCTTTATATCGTTACAGGTCTTCTGGGTATTACTTTGTCTTTCCATAGGAATCTTTCTCATAAAGCCTTTAAGCTTCCCAAGTGGCTTGAGTACTTGTTTGCTTATTGTGGTGCACAGGCTCTTCAg ggGAACCCAATTGATTGGGTGAGTACACATAGGTACCATCATCAGTTCTGTGATTCAGACAGAGATCCTCATAGCCCACTTGATGGATTCTGGTTCAGTCACATGAATTGGATGTTTGATACCAATACAATCACACAAAGG TGTGGAGAGCCTAATAATGTTGGGGATTTGGAGAAGCAGCCATTTTATCAATTCCTTCGAGACACCTACATTTTTCATCCGGTGGCTCTAGCGGTTGCTCTGTATGCAATGGGTGGCTTTCCATTCATTGTTTGGGGAATG GGTGTAAGAATAGTATGGGTATATCATATAACTTGGCTAGTGAACTCAGCTTGTCATGTATGGGGGAGACAAGCATGGAACACCGGTGATTTGTCTAAGAACAACTG GTGGGTAGCAGCTCTAGCTTTTGGGGAAGGATGGCACAACAATCACCATGCTTTTGAGTTCTCAGCACGACACGGCTTAGAATGGTGGCAACTTGATATGACTTGGTACGTCGTTAGGTTTCTCCAAGCCATCGGTTTAGCAACTGATGTCAAGCTCCCATCGGAAGCTCAGAAAAAAAGAATGGCATTGACCAGCGACTGA